The following proteins are co-located in the Lagopus muta isolate bLagMut1 chromosome 11, bLagMut1 primary, whole genome shotgun sequence genome:
- the LOC125698707 gene encoding guanylate-binding protein 2-like isoform X3, which yields MDAPVLPMPAPLCLVNNKNGELSLDPTALAVLQEVAQPLVVVAIAGPYRTGKSFLMNRLAQKRTGFPLGPTVQAETKGIWMWCLPHPQRPEAMLVLLDTEGLGDPTKGDSQNDAWIFTLALLLSSTLVYNSIGTIDQKALEYLELVTQLSELIQVRDRDKDGNNGAEREDEAEDCEFMRFFPSFVWVVRDFTLELRVGERPISEDEYLQQVLELKHGYGRKVQNYNATRQCLRNYFPTRKCFVLPSPLGTEEHGRMEELPEAALAPRFLQQAAKFCDYVLSSSRLKTLPDGRALTGRGVPVPFPTALSTLLSSYVEAINSGRLPCLQGAAAAMMANENAAAVAAALEAYAGGMRGLSLPTEPAQLSAAHGEHLHEALVVFQQRSFRDRNQEHQRRLIEQISTEYSRLQEKNNAASRQHCKALLAELAGALDTSLSRGAYAQPGGYRAYEAERQRLLEAYRQAKAKGPKAEEVLDEFLAERRAEAEAVLKADKALSEAEKQLEGRVPQRQRMASPCTLGILITLHRHLMMAPALEDSPSPRGHLPDYTHLLGRPGAPRRHLKLLLFPP from the exons aTGGATGCTCCGGTGCTCCCGATGCCGGCCCCACTGTGCCTGGTGAACAACAAGAATGGCGAGCTGTCCCTGGACCCCACGgcgctggcagtgctgcaggaggtggccCAGCCCCTGGTGGTGGTGGCCATCGCCGGGCCCTACCGCACTGGGAAGTCCTTCCTGATGAACCGGCTGGCACAGAAGCGCACTG GCTTCCCGCTGGGCCCCACGGTGCAGGCAGAGACCAAGggcatctggatgtggtgccTGCCTCACCCACAGCGGCCCGAAGCgatgctggtgctgctggacacCGAGGGGCTGGGAGACCCCACCAAG ggtGACAGCCAAAACGACGCCTGGATCTTCACACTGGCGCTGCTGTTGTCCAGCACTCTGGTGTACAACAGCATAGGCACCATCGACCAGAAGGCACTGGAGTACCTCGA GCTGGTGACACAGCTGTCGGAGCTGATCCAGGTGCGGGACAGGGACAAGGATGGCAACAACGGCGCTGAAAGAGAAGATGAGGCCGAGGACTGCGAGTTCATGCGCTTCTTCCCCAGCTTTGTGTGGGTGGTGCGGGACTTCACACTGGAGCTGCGTGTGGGCGAGCGGCCCATCAGCGAGGACGAGTAcctgcagcaggtgctggaACTCAAGCACG GGTACGGCCGCAAGGTGCAGAACTACAATGCGACGCGGCAGTGCCTCCGCAACTATTTCCCCACGCGGAAGTGCTTCGTGCTGCCTTCGCCACTGGGCACAGAGGAGCACGGGCGCATGGAGGAGCTGCCCGAGGCCGCCTTGGCCCCACGCTTCCTCCAACAGGCAGCCAAGTTCTGTGACTATGTGCTGAGCTCCTCCAGGCTCAAGACGCTGCCTGACGGCAGAGCACTGACAGGGCGAG GTGTCCCTGTGCCATtccccacagccctgagcacGCTGCTGAGCAGCTACGTGGAGGCCATCAACAGCGGGCgtctgccctgcctgcagggagcagcagcagccatgatGGCCAACGAGAACGCAGCTGCGGTGGCGGCAGCGCTGGAGGCCTATGCCGGGGGCATGCGGGGGCTGTCACTGCCCACAGAGCCTGCACAGCTCTCGGCCGCGCACGGGGAGCACCTGCACGAGGCGCTCGTCGTCTTCCAGCAGCGCAGCTTCCGGGATCGCAACCAGGAGCACCAGCGGCGCCTCATA GAACAGATCAGCACGGAGTACAGCCGCCTGCAGGAGAAGAACAATGCAGCATCACGGCAGCACTGCAAGGcgctgctggctgagctggcGGGGGCACTGGATACCAGCCTGTCCCGTGGGGCCTACGCACAGCCCGGTGGCTACCGCGCCTACGAGGCCGAGCGGCAGCGGCTGCTGGAGGCCTACCGGCAAGCAAAGGCCAAGGGCCCCAAG GCCGAGGAGGTGCTGGATGAGTTCCTGGCGGAGCGCCGGGCAGAAGCGGAGGCAGTGCTGAAGGCAGACAAGGCACTGAGCGAGGCCGAGAAGCAGCTGGAGG GCCGTGTCCCCCAACGACAGCGCATGGCATCCCCATGTACTCTGGGAATCCTTATAACGCTTCACAGGCATCTCATGATGGCCCCAGCACTCGAGGACTCCCCTTCTCCCCGGGGACATCTCCCAGACTACACACATCTCTTGGGGCGTCCCGGTGCACCCAGGAGACACCTCAAAttgctcctttttcctccctga
- the LOC125698707 gene encoding guanylate-binding protein 4-like isoform X1: MDAPVLPMPAPLCLVNNKNGELSLDPTALAVLQEVAQPLVVVAIAGPYRTGKSFLMNRLAQKRTGFPLGPTVQAETKGIWMWCLPHPQRPEAMLVLLDTEGLGDPTKGDSQNDAWIFTLALLLSSTLVYNSIGTIDQKALEYLELVTQLSELIQVRDRDKDGNNGAEREDEAEDCEFMRFFPSFVWVVRDFTLELRVGERPISEDEYLQQVLELKHGYGRKVQNYNATRQCLRNYFPTRKCFVLPSPLGTEEHGRMEELPEAALAPRFLQQAAKFCDYVLSSSRLKTLPDGRALTGRGVPVPFPTALSTLLSSYVEAINSGRLPCLQGAAAAMMANENAAAVAAALEAYAGGMRGLSLPTEPAQLSAAHGEHLHEALVVFQQRSFRDRNQEHQRRLIEQISTEYSRLQEKNNAASRQHCKALLAELAGALDTSLSRGAYAQPGGYRAYEAERQRLLEAYRQAKAKGPKAEEVLDEFLAERRAEAEAVLKADKALSEAEKQLEDQKQQTQLLEQQQKATAERERQLQALLADERNSYEQNLRALEAKMQAEAESAQRELDRALEAKLREHSELLQHGFNERAALIEREMEALRLEINSKKHELAASIFNAVSAAFKFVIALKQDKSQGTAV; encoded by the exons aTGGATGCTCCGGTGCTCCCGATGCCGGCCCCACTGTGCCTGGTGAACAACAAGAATGGCGAGCTGTCCCTGGACCCCACGgcgctggcagtgctgcaggaggtggccCAGCCCCTGGTGGTGGTGGCCATCGCCGGGCCCTACCGCACTGGGAAGTCCTTCCTGATGAACCGGCTGGCACAGAAGCGCACTG GCTTCCCGCTGGGCCCCACGGTGCAGGCAGAGACCAAGggcatctggatgtggtgccTGCCTCACCCACAGCGGCCCGAAGCgatgctggtgctgctggacacCGAGGGGCTGGGAGACCCCACCAAG ggtGACAGCCAAAACGACGCCTGGATCTTCACACTGGCGCTGCTGTTGTCCAGCACTCTGGTGTACAACAGCATAGGCACCATCGACCAGAAGGCACTGGAGTACCTCGA GCTGGTGACACAGCTGTCGGAGCTGATCCAGGTGCGGGACAGGGACAAGGATGGCAACAACGGCGCTGAAAGAGAAGATGAGGCCGAGGACTGCGAGTTCATGCGCTTCTTCCCCAGCTTTGTGTGGGTGGTGCGGGACTTCACACTGGAGCTGCGTGTGGGCGAGCGGCCCATCAGCGAGGACGAGTAcctgcagcaggtgctggaACTCAAGCACG GGTACGGCCGCAAGGTGCAGAACTACAATGCGACGCGGCAGTGCCTCCGCAACTATTTCCCCACGCGGAAGTGCTTCGTGCTGCCTTCGCCACTGGGCACAGAGGAGCACGGGCGCATGGAGGAGCTGCCCGAGGCCGCCTTGGCCCCACGCTTCCTCCAACAGGCAGCCAAGTTCTGTGACTATGTGCTGAGCTCCTCCAGGCTCAAGACGCTGCCTGACGGCAGAGCACTGACAGGGCGAG GTGTCCCTGTGCCATtccccacagccctgagcacGCTGCTGAGCAGCTACGTGGAGGCCATCAACAGCGGGCgtctgccctgcctgcagggagcagcagcagccatgatGGCCAACGAGAACGCAGCTGCGGTGGCGGCAGCGCTGGAGGCCTATGCCGGGGGCATGCGGGGGCTGTCACTGCCCACAGAGCCTGCACAGCTCTCGGCCGCGCACGGGGAGCACCTGCACGAGGCGCTCGTCGTCTTCCAGCAGCGCAGCTTCCGGGATCGCAACCAGGAGCACCAGCGGCGCCTCATA GAACAGATCAGCACGGAGTACAGCCGCCTGCAGGAGAAGAACAATGCAGCATCACGGCAGCACTGCAAGGcgctgctggctgagctggcGGGGGCACTGGATACCAGCCTGTCCCGTGGGGCCTACGCACAGCCCGGTGGCTACCGCGCCTACGAGGCCGAGCGGCAGCGGCTGCTGGAGGCCTACCGGCAAGCAAAGGCCAAGGGCCCCAAG GCCGAGGAGGTGCTGGATGAGTTCCTGGCGGAGCGCCGGGCAGAAGCGGAGGCAGTGCTGAAGGCAGACAAGGCACTGAGCGAGGCCGAGAAGCAGCTGGAGG ACCAGAAGCAGCAGACGCagctcctggagcagcagcagaaggcgACGGCGGAGCGCGAACGGCAGCTGCAGGCGCTGCTGGCGGACGAGCGCAACAGCTACGAGCAGAACCTGCGAGCCCTCGAGGCCAAGATGCAGGCGGAGGCGGAGAGCGCGCAGCGGGAACTGGACCGGGCGCTGGAAGCGAAGCTACGGGAGCACAGcgagctgctgcagcacggcTTCAACGAGCGGGCGGCGCTGATCGAGCGAGAGATGGAGGCGCTGCGGCTGGAGATCAACAGCAAGAAGCACGAGCTGGCGGCCAGCATCTTCAACGCCGTGAGCGCCGCCTTCAAGTTCGTCATTGCGCTAAAGCAGGACAAGTCCCAGGGCACAGCCGTGTAG
- the LOC125698707 gene encoding guanylate-binding protein 4-like isoform X2 — protein sequence MDAPVLPMPAPLCLVNNKNGELSLDPTALAVLQEVAQPLVVVAIAGPYRTGKSFLMNRLAQKRTGFPLGPTVQAETKGIWMWCLPHPQRPEAMLVLLDTEGLGDPTKGDSQNDAWIFTLALLLSSTLVYNSIGTIDQKALEYLELVTQLSELIQVRDRDKDGNNGAEREDEAEDCEFMRFFPSFVWVVRDFTLELRVGERPISEDEYLQQVLELKHGYGRKVQNYNATRQCLRNYFPTRKCFVLPSPLGTEEHGRMEELPEAALAPRFLQQAAKFCDYVLSSSRLKTLPDGRALTGRALSTLLSSYVEAINSGRLPCLQGAAAAMMANENAAAVAAALEAYAGGMRGLSLPTEPAQLSAAHGEHLHEALVVFQQRSFRDRNQEHQRRLIEQISTEYSRLQEKNNAASRQHCKALLAELAGALDTSLSRGAYAQPGGYRAYEAERQRLLEAYRQAKAKGPKAEEVLDEFLAERRAEAEAVLKADKALSEAEKQLEDQKQQTQLLEQQQKATAERERQLQALLADERNSYEQNLRALEAKMQAEAESAQRELDRALEAKLREHSELLQHGFNERAALIEREMEALRLEINSKKHELAASIFNAVSAAFKFVIALKQDKSQGTAV from the exons aTGGATGCTCCGGTGCTCCCGATGCCGGCCCCACTGTGCCTGGTGAACAACAAGAATGGCGAGCTGTCCCTGGACCCCACGgcgctggcagtgctgcaggaggtggccCAGCCCCTGGTGGTGGTGGCCATCGCCGGGCCCTACCGCACTGGGAAGTCCTTCCTGATGAACCGGCTGGCACAGAAGCGCACTG GCTTCCCGCTGGGCCCCACGGTGCAGGCAGAGACCAAGggcatctggatgtggtgccTGCCTCACCCACAGCGGCCCGAAGCgatgctggtgctgctggacacCGAGGGGCTGGGAGACCCCACCAAG ggtGACAGCCAAAACGACGCCTGGATCTTCACACTGGCGCTGCTGTTGTCCAGCACTCTGGTGTACAACAGCATAGGCACCATCGACCAGAAGGCACTGGAGTACCTCGA GCTGGTGACACAGCTGTCGGAGCTGATCCAGGTGCGGGACAGGGACAAGGATGGCAACAACGGCGCTGAAAGAGAAGATGAGGCCGAGGACTGCGAGTTCATGCGCTTCTTCCCCAGCTTTGTGTGGGTGGTGCGGGACTTCACACTGGAGCTGCGTGTGGGCGAGCGGCCCATCAGCGAGGACGAGTAcctgcagcaggtgctggaACTCAAGCACG GGTACGGCCGCAAGGTGCAGAACTACAATGCGACGCGGCAGTGCCTCCGCAACTATTTCCCCACGCGGAAGTGCTTCGTGCTGCCTTCGCCACTGGGCACAGAGGAGCACGGGCGCATGGAGGAGCTGCCCGAGGCCGCCTTGGCCCCACGCTTCCTCCAACAGGCAGCCAAGTTCTGTGACTATGTGCTGAGCTCCTCCAGGCTCAAGACGCTGCCTGACGGCAGAGCACTGACAGGGCGAG ccctgagcacGCTGCTGAGCAGCTACGTGGAGGCCATCAACAGCGGGCgtctgccctgcctgcagggagcagcagcagccatgatGGCCAACGAGAACGCAGCTGCGGTGGCGGCAGCGCTGGAGGCCTATGCCGGGGGCATGCGGGGGCTGTCACTGCCCACAGAGCCTGCACAGCTCTCGGCCGCGCACGGGGAGCACCTGCACGAGGCGCTCGTCGTCTTCCAGCAGCGCAGCTTCCGGGATCGCAACCAGGAGCACCAGCGGCGCCTCATA GAACAGATCAGCACGGAGTACAGCCGCCTGCAGGAGAAGAACAATGCAGCATCACGGCAGCACTGCAAGGcgctgctggctgagctggcGGGGGCACTGGATACCAGCCTGTCCCGTGGGGCCTACGCACAGCCCGGTGGCTACCGCGCCTACGAGGCCGAGCGGCAGCGGCTGCTGGAGGCCTACCGGCAAGCAAAGGCCAAGGGCCCCAAG GCCGAGGAGGTGCTGGATGAGTTCCTGGCGGAGCGCCGGGCAGAAGCGGAGGCAGTGCTGAAGGCAGACAAGGCACTGAGCGAGGCCGAGAAGCAGCTGGAGG ACCAGAAGCAGCAGACGCagctcctggagcagcagcagaaggcgACGGCGGAGCGCGAACGGCAGCTGCAGGCGCTGCTGGCGGACGAGCGCAACAGCTACGAGCAGAACCTGCGAGCCCTCGAGGCCAAGATGCAGGCGGAGGCGGAGAGCGCGCAGCGGGAACTGGACCGGGCGCTGGAAGCGAAGCTACGGGAGCACAGcgagctgctgcagcacggcTTCAACGAGCGGGCGGCGCTGATCGAGCGAGAGATGGAGGCGCTGCGGCTGGAGATCAACAGCAAGAAGCACGAGCTGGCGGCCAGCATCTTCAACGCCGTGAGCGCCGCCTTCAAGTTCGTCATTGCGCTAAAGCAGGACAAGTCCCAGGGCACAGCCGTGTAG